A region from the Benincasa hispida cultivar B227 chromosome 12, ASM972705v1, whole genome shotgun sequence genome encodes:
- the LOC120067008 gene encoding eukaryotic translation initiation factor 4G-like isoform X2 — protein sequence MSFNQSRSDKNESYTQYRKSGRSNNFNPQRGSSGTHSKPGGAGGSAPTPSIASNRSFKKTNNAQGGQSRGGLPTVNSTDTSNAPNPRGVQNGESRQIQSHVTKPSEGPHTHRSTRDVPKAPTSQSSPLTSDGAAPTTPTKGTGDQPKEFSFQFGSISPGFMNGMQLPVRTSSAPPNLDEQKRDQARHESFRPVPPMPIPLAPKPQTQRKDAGAGDQPNAGQQLQQKDAGIINQPNTGDAHTVQKAKKDVQASPNHPTTQTLKPTTPMSGISMTMPYHPPQVPVPFGGPNQQMQSQGLTPSSLHMSIPVPLQIGSSPQVQQQMFVPGLHPHPMQPQGIIHQGQGLGFATQIGSQLPPQLSNLGINVTSQYPQQQGGKFGGPRKSAVRITDPKTHEELIFDNKQTNAYADTGSSGPRPQYNLPSQTQPLPYAPNHAMNYYPNSYNPNPLYFASPSSLPLPSAQTAPNSQPHRFNYPVSQGSQNVPYIDMHVKKPGVVPMHGISDPPNREHIRDTHSLQSPAPSGTVHVTIKMPADPTGGKGSDTLPNRLSTMEEGKSQKPSSPSVELTLPSSQSSQRAVDASSESSLHDSKVGREPAVMKSSPLVSKQSTEGPPVVSLDGQDSSSVQSSLTASSEESELAGTHSEGRREKLSRSDSHKDHQNKTSKKGYTQSQHQISGQASSALGLPGQVHDTTSPTVSEGVEAKSLTIPVVVEGKSESVSAINSDSLEFKDAGLDSVAHSSPENSGQGNVKNADLSSDDKQDICSKEKQSEPVLLKIEEQGQVTSSELPVDLKNSENVSDHNVGKSMEVAEKTERDLIASSTTVSNEVSTSEAAQRAVDEPVSCHAGADVSSSVSSSSTVPENSQGDKLVVDSSGKDDNMSSNEVQKKAIRSDLSSESSLNPGLSEGKNDGEVLDTVGTGDNSSHAVSGTKDKSVVEMSRVKSTTGKGKKKLRAILQMADAAGTTSDLYNAYKRPEEKKETVAHSESIERTESRSSSVDTEQESIEAIKEDAVALSKAEPDDWEDAADIATPKLESANGGGVGTPVLDDGDRMGDMAKKYSRDFLLKFADQFLDLPHNFEVTPDIESLMSTHANASHHHDRDSYPSPGRVDRPSSGGSRLDRRGSNLVDDDRWSKLPGSFAPGQDPRFDLAYGASAGFRPGQGANFGVLRNPGAQAPVQYVGGILAGPMQSMGPQGGLRRNNSDADRWQRATNFQKGLIPSPLTPLQTMHKAKKKYEVGKVSDEEETKQRQLKAILNKLTPQNFEKLFEQVKAVNIDNGRTLTGVISQIFDKALMEPTFCEMYANFCFHLAGELPDLSEDNEKITFKRLLLNKCQEEFERGEREQEEANKVEEEGEVKQSEEEREEKRIKARRRMLGNIRLIGELYKKKMLTERIMHECIKKLLGEYQNPDEEDVEALCKLMSTIGEMIDHPRAKEYMDSYFEIMTMLSNNMKLSSRVRFMLKDAIDLRKNKWQQRRKVEGPKKIEEVHRDAAQERQAQTGRFGRGPGINPSARRGGPPMDYGPRGSVVSSPGNQMGGFRGFPHQSRGYGGSQDARQDERQSYEARTLSVTLPHRAGGDDSITLGPQGGLARGMSIRGPQPSSAAPADISQLPGDLRSQPTASLNGYSSASERATLTSKEDLISRHMPERFAGPTSMDHMSGQDRYSNYGNKDLRHSGRSFDRSRPISPATPPGPTLAPSLPSEKVSCEDRLRELSLNAIKEFYSARDEKEVALCVKELNSPAFHPTMISLWVTDVFERSDLERDLLAKLVVNLSRANDGTLNQAHLVKGFEAVLASLEDTVNDAPRAPEYLGRILAKVITESMVSLREVGDLIYQGGEEPGALLQAGLAADVLGNVLKAIRSEKGEGFLTDMRTNSNLRLETFRPPDPMKSRVLEEFI from the exons ATGTCCTTCAATCAATCAAGGTCCGATAAGAACGAGAGCTACACTCAGTATCGCAAATCCGGGCGATCCAACAACTTTAATCCACAGCGAGGCTCTTCAGGAACTCACTCTAAACCCGGCGGTGCCGGTGGGTCCGCCCCTACCCCGTCGATCGCTTCTAATCGTAG TTTTAAGAAGACTAATAATGCTCAAGGAGGGCAATCTAGAGGAGGTCTTCCTACTGTAAATTCTACGGATACGAGTAACGCTCCTAACCCGCGAGGAGTGCAAAATGGTGAGTCTCGACAGATTCAATCGCATG TTACCAAGCCTTCAGAAGGACCACATACCCACAGAAGCACCAGAGATGTTCCTAAAGCTCCAACTTCTCAATCTTCCCCCTTGACTTCTGATGGGGCTGCGCCCACTACCCCGACAAAGG GTACTGGAGATCAACCAAAGgaattttctttccaatttgGGTCAATAAGTCCTGGATTCATGAATGGTATGCAG CTTCCAGTTAGGACTAGCTCAGCTCCTCCTAATCTAGATGAACAGAAACGTGACCAG GCACGCCATGAATCTTTTAGACCAGTTCCTCCAATGCCCATACCGTTAGCTCCTAAGCCACAGACACAGAGGAAGGATGCTGGAGCTGGTGATCAACCTAATGCTGGACAGCAGTTACAACAGAAGGATGCTGGTATCATTAACCAACCTAATACAGGGGATGCTCATACAGTTCAAAAGGCTAAAAAGGATGTGCAAGCATCACCAAATCATCCCACAACCCAAACTCTAAAGCCCACGACTCCTATGTCTGGAATCTCTATGACAATGCCTTATCACCCACCACAAGTACCTGTGCCATTTGGAGGTCCCAATCAACAGATGCAGTCACAGGGCTTAACCCCCAGTTCACTGCACATGTCAATTCCTGTGCCATTGCAGATTGGAAGCTCTCCTCAAGTTCAACAGCAAATGTTTGTTCCGGGTCTTCATCCCCATCCAATGCAGCCACAGGGGATCATTCATCAGGGACAGGGATTGGGTTTTGCAACTCAAATAGGTTCTCAGTTGCCTCCTCAATTAAGCAACTTAGGCATCAATGTAACTTCACAATACCCTCAACAGCAAGGAGGGAAATTTGGTGGCCCTCGTAAGTCGGCTGTTAGAATTACTGATCCAAAAACACATGAAGAGTTAATATTTGATAATAAGCAAACAAATGCATATGCTGATACTGGTTCTTCAGGCCCTAGGCCACAATATAATCTTCCTTCGCAAACGCAGCCTCTTCCATATGCACCAAATCATGCAATGAACTACTACCCCAATTCTTACAATCCCAATCCTTTATATTTTGCAAGCCCCAGTTCTCTTCCTTTACCTAGTGCTCAAACTGCACCAAATTCTCAGCCTCACAGATTTAATTATCCAGTTAGCCAGGGCTCTCAAAATGTTCCGTACATTGATATGCATGTTAAGAAGCCTGGTGTGGTCCCAATGCATGGTATTTCAGATCCACCTAATAGAGAGCATATTCGTGATACTCATAGTTTGCAATCCCCCGCTCCCTCAGGAACAGTTCACGTTACGATCAAAATGCCTGCTGATCCTACAGGTGGCAAGGGTTCTGACACATTGCCAAATAGATTATCTACAATGGAGGAAGGCAAATCACAGAAACCCTCGAGCCCATCTGTGGAATTAACCCTGCCTTCTTCTCAATCTTCTCAAAGGGCAGTAGATGCATCCTCGGAGAGTTCTCTACATGATTCAAAAGTTGGAAGAGAGCCGGCGGTGATGAAGTCTTCACCTTTAGTATCTAAACAGTCTACCGAAGGACCTCCGGTGGTTTCACTCGATGGTCAAGATTCCAGCTCTGTGCAATCTTCATTGACTGCTTCCTCTGAGGAGTCCGAGTTAGCTGGAACACATAGTGAAGGGAGAAGGGAAAAGTTATCTAGGTCTGACTCACACAAGGATCATCAGAATAAAACAAGCAAGAAAGGATACACCCAATCACAGCATCAG ATTAGTGGACAAGCTTCATCAGCATTGGGACTGCCTGGTCAAGTGCATGACACAACTTCTCCTACAGTTTCTGAAGGAGTTGAAGCTAAATCTTTGACCATTCCAGTAGTTGTGGAAGGCAAGTCAGAATCAGTCAGTGCCATTAATTCTGATTCTTTAGAATTTAAGGATGCCGGTTTGGATTCTGTAGCTCATTCTTCTCCAGAAAATTCTGGTCAGGGAAATGTCAAGAACGCAGATCTCAGTTCTGATGATAAGCAGGATATCTGTTCAAAAGAAAAGCAATCAGAACCCGTGCTACTGAAAATAGAAGAACAAGGACAAGTAACATCTTCTGAACTTCCTGTAGATCTTAAGAATTCTGAAAATGTTTCAGATCATAATGTTGGAAAATCTATGGAGGTTGCTGAGAAAACAGAAAGGGACTTGATTGCGAGCTCAACTACTGTTAGCAACGAGGTTTCAACCTCTGAAGCTGCCCAAAGGGCTGTGGATGAACCTGTGAGTTGTCATGCAGGAGCTGACGTGTCTTCTTCCGTGAGTTCTAGTTCAACTGTTCCTGAAAATTCTCAAGGTGACAAGTTAGTAGTTGATTCTTCTGGTAAAGATGACAATATGAGTAGCAATGAAGTTCAAAAGAAAGCTATCAGATCCGACCTGTCATCTGAATCTTCCCTAAACCCGGGACTTTCAGAAGGAAAGAATGATGGGGAGGTGTTGGATACTGTTGGTACCGGTGACAATAGTTCACATGCTGTTTCCGGTACCAAGGATAAATCTGTTGTAGAGATGAGCAGGGTTAAGAGTACGactggaaaaggaaaaaagaagctAAGGGCAATTCTTCAAATGGCAGATGCTGCAGGAACAACTTCTGACCTTTACAATGCATATAAGCGACctgaagagaagaaagaaacagTAGCACATTCTGAGAGTATTGAGAGGACAGAAAGTAGATCTTCTAGTGTGGATACAGAGCAGGAATCCATTGAGGCCATTAAAGAAGATGCTGTTGCACTGAGTAAAGCTGAGCCTGATGATTGGGAAGATGCTGCGGACATTGCTACACCCAAACTGGAGTCGGCTAATGGAGGTGGTGTAGGTACACCGGTGCTTGATGATGGGGACAGAATGGGAGATATGGCCAAGAAGTATTCTAGGGATTTTCTCCTCAAGTTTGCCGATCAGTTTTTGGACCTTCCACATAACTTTGAAGTTACGCCTGATATAGAGTCCTTAATGAGTACTCATGCCAAtgcatctcatcatcatgatcGTGATTCGTATCCGAGTCCAGGACGGGTAGATAGACCTTCGAGTGGGGGATCACGGTTGGATCGTCGTGGTAGTAATTTGGTTGATGATGACAGATGGAGCAAATTGCCTGGATCTTTTGCTCCAGGACAGGATCCTCGTTTCGATCTAGCTTATGGAGCTAGTGCAGGTTTCCGACCTGGTCAAGGAGCCAATTTTGGTGTTCTGAGGAACCCCGGAGCACAGGCTCCTGTTCAATATGTTGGAGGAATACTTGCTGGGCCTATGCAGTCTATGGGACCACAGGGAGGGCTACGAAGAAATAATTCTGATGCAGATAGATGGCAACGAGCTACCAATTTTCAGAAGGGTTTAATTCCTTCACCGTTAACACCATTGCAAACCATGCACAAAGCTAAGAAGAAGTATGAGGTGGGTAAGGTGTCAGATGAAGAAGAAACCAAACAGAGGCAATTGAAGGCTATACTAAACAAGCTAACTCCTCAGAACTTTGAAAAGCTCTTCGAACAAGTAAAAGCAGTAAACATTGATAATGGTAGAACACTGACTGGAGTAATATCACAGATTTTTGACAAAGCTTTAATGGAGCCTACTTTCTGTGAAATGTATGCCAACTTTTGTTTCCATCTTGCTGGAGAACTGCCTGATTTAAGTGAAGACAACGAGAAAATCACTTTTAAGAGATTGTTACTCAACAAATGTCAGGAGGAATTTGAGAGAGGTGAAAGAGAACAGGAAGAAGCCAACAAAGTTGAAGAAGAAGGTGAGGTAAAGCAGTCTgaagaggaaagagaagaaaaacggATTAAGGCACGGAGAAGAATGCTAGGTAACATTAGATTAATAGGGGAGTTGtacaagaaaaaaatgttgacTGAAAGAATAATGCATGAGTGCATCAAGAAGTTACTGGGGGAATATCAGAATCCAGATGAAGAAGATGTTGAAGCTTTGTGCAAGTTGATGAGCACAATTGGAGAGATGATAGATCATCCCAGAGCAAAAGAATATATGGATTCTTATTTTGAGATCATGACAATGTTATCAAACAACATGAAATTATCATCCAGGGTTAGGTTCATGCTAAAAGATGCAATTGATCTGAGGAAGAACAAATGGCAGCAGAGGAGAAAAGTTGAAGGCCCAAAGAAGATTGAGGAAGTACACAGAGACGCTGCTCAAGAGAGGCAGGCTCAAACTGGTAGGTTTGGTCGTGGTCCAGGCATAAATCCTTCAGCAAGGAGAGGGGGCCCACCTATGGATTATGGCCCTAGGGGATCAGTTGTGTCATCCCCAGGTAATCAGATGGGGGGTTTCCGTGGATTTCCACATCAGTCCCGTGGATATGGTGGTAGTCAAGATGCTCGTCAAGATGAAAGACAGTCTTACGAAGCTAGGACATTGTCTGTTACATTGCCTCACAGAGCTGGTGGTGATGACTCGATCACTCTGGGACCACAGGGTGGCCTTGCTCGAGGAATGTCCATTAGAGGACCACAACCAAGTTCAGCTGCTCCTGCCGATATATCCCAGCTTCCAGGAGATTTGAGAAGTCAACCAACAGCTTCTTTGAATGGATATAGTTCTGCATCAGAGCGTGCGACCTTAACTTCTAAGGAGGACCTTATTTCAAGACATATGCCAGAGAGATTTGCTGGTCCAACTTCAATGGACCATATGAGTGGTCAAGACCGTTATTCAAATTATGGGAATAAGGACTTGAGACATTCAGGTCGGAGTTTTGATAGATCTCGTCCAATTTCACCTGCGACACCACCGGGGCCAACTTTGGCCCCAAGTCTTCCATCTGAAAAGGTATCGTGTGAAGATCGGTTGCGAGAATTGTCATTGAACGCAATCAAGGAGTTCTACAG TGCCAGAGATGAGAAGGAAGTAGCTCTGTGCGTTAAAGAGTTGAACTCCCCAGCCTTCCATCCAACCATGATCAGTCTCTGGGTCACCGACGTGTTCGAGAGGTCGGATTTGGAAAGGGATCTTTTGGCCAAACTTGTTGTTAACCTCTCGAGAGCTAATGATGGCACATTGAACCAAGCTCATCTTGTTAAAGG GTTTGAAGCAGTTCTTGCCTCTTTAGAAGATACTGTAAATGATGCCCCAAGGGCTCCAGAATATTTGGGTCGTATTCTTGCCAAAGTCATCACAGAAAGTATGGTTTCTTTAAGAGAAGTTGGTGATTTAATCTATCAAGGTGGAGAGGAACCTGGAGCCCTTCTTCAAGCTGGGCTTGCAGCTGATGTTCTTGGCAACGTCTTGAAAGCAATCAGATCAGAGAAAGGAGAGGGGTTCTTAACCGATATGCGCACAAACTCGAATTTGCGGTTGGAGACGTTTCGGCCCCCCGACCCTATGAAATCAAGAGTCTTAGAGGAATTTATTTAG